One Salmo trutta chromosome 12, fSalTru1.1, whole genome shotgun sequence genomic region harbors:
- the LOC115202781 gene encoding ADP-ribosylation factor-like protein 3, with protein MGEVQKGFFSVLQKLKGTTEQELRIVLLGLDNAGKTTLLKQLSSEDVNTITPTQGFNIKSLTSHGMKLNVWDIGGQRKIRPFWKKYLENTDLLIYVIDSTDKKRFEETGLELSELIDEENLKGVPVLIFANKQDLATASPASEIAEGLNLHTYRDRAWQIQACSAVSGEGVQDGMNWISNNIVNKKRDD; from the exons ATGGGAGAAGTTCAAAAG GGGTTCTTTTCGGTCCTACAGAAATTAAAAGGAACCACAGAACAGGAACTTCGGATAGTCCTCCTGGGTCTAGACAACGCTGGCAAAACAACGCTGCTAAAACAGCTATCATCCGAGGATGTCAACACCATTACTCCCACACAG GGCTTCAACATTAAGAGTCTCACGTCTCACGGAATGAAACTGAACGTGTGGGACATCGGAGGACAGAGGAAGATCCGGCCCTTCTGGAAGAAATATCTGGAAAACACTGATTTGTTG ATATATGTCATAGACAGTACGGACAAGAAGCGGTTTGAAGAAACAGGACTG GAGCTATCAGAGCTGATTGATGAGGAGAACCTGAAGGGGGTTCCAGTGCTCATCTTTGCTAACAAGCAGGACCTGGCCACGGCCTCGCCCGCCAGCGAGATCGCAGAGGGCCTGAACCTGCACACATACCGCGACCGGGCGTGGCAGATCCAGGCCTGCTCAGCTGTCTCTGGAGAGGGTGTACAG